A section of the Humulus lupulus chromosome 2, drHumLupu1.1, whole genome shotgun sequence genome encodes:
- the LOC133818167 gene encoding peptide deformylase 1B, chloroplastic/mitochondrial, with amino-acid sequence MACPARLQLVFYSFSSYGSCRSNIPAIFQRFTGLSSTRQFGRISAMNRLKPPVAPVIAQAKRSSSPKEYKVATPADIQFEAPLRIVEYPDPILRAKNKRIETFDDNLKTLVSEMFDVMYKTDGIGLSAPQVGMNIQLMVFNPVGERGEGEEIVLVNPRVNKYSKKMVLFNEGCLSFPGIYADVRRPESVKIDARDINGARFIVNLSGLPARVFQHEYDHLEGVLFFDRMTEEVLSSISTQLKALEKKYEDRTGLPSPEKVEPRQIRKAAVGFGKLS; translated from the exons ATGGCTTGTCCGGCTCGGCTCCAGCTGGTTTTCTACTCGTTCTCCTCCTACGGAAGTTGCCGGTCGAATATTCCCGCCATCTTCCAAAGGTTCACCGGGTTATCCTCAACCCGCCAGTTCGGCCGGATTTCCGCCATGAACCGATTGAAACCTCCAGTTGCTCCGGTCATTGCCCAGGCCAAACGAAGCTCTTCTCCCAAAGAATACAAAGTTGCTACTC CTGCTGATATTCAATTTGAGGCACCACTTAGAATCGTGGAATATCCAGACCCCATACTGAGAGCGAAGAACAAGCGGATAGAAACCTTTGACGATAATTTGAAGACTTTAGTTAGTGAAATGTTCGACGTAATGTACAA AACTGATGGTATTGGGCTCTCAGCTCCCCAAGTTGGAATGAATATTCAGCTTATGGTGTTTAATCCCGTGGGTGAACGTGGTGAAGGAGAAGAAATTGTTCTTGTAAATCCCAGAGTTAACAAATATTCAAAGAAAATGGTTCTTTTTAATGAAGGTTGCTTGTCCTTCCCAGGAATTTATGCCGATGTTAGG AGGCCTGAATCTGTAAAGATTGATGCACGGGACATTAATGGTGCAAGATTTATAGTCAATCTGTCAGGTCTTCCTGCAAGGGTTTTCCAACATGAATACGACCATTTAGAG GGTGTACTCTTCTTTGATAGAATGACTGAAGAAGTTCTTAGCAGTATAAGTACACAATTGAAG GCCTTAGAAAAAAAGTATGAGGATAGAACAGGATTGCCAAGTCCTGAAAAGGTTGAACCCCGTCAAATCAGGAAGGCTGCTGTTGGCTTTGGAAAATTATCATGA